A stretch of DNA from Hydra vulgaris chromosome 03, alternate assembly HydraT2T_AEP:
ttgctaaaagtaatattgtaatagtattaaatacgtTACTTGCTcattataatataacattttaatataactgcaacttaaacttttaattataacttacaactttaaattataaaattttaaattgtaagctgtaaattataacagtaatTTACACTATTTCAAACTCTATAAACAAGAAAATCATAAGATAgtatttaaatatgagagataTTATGTTAAAAGAATCACCATTACGaactaatttacaaaaattttatactaacaTAACCCCAGGGGCGTTGAGAAGGGAGGGGGGAAAGACAGTTTGTCCTGGGCGGCAGATGTCCAAGGGAccccaaacaaaaaaaaggtacctaaaaaaaagatCATTCACTGATAATATAGGAAATATTAGGAAGAATAGGGACGTCAATCAGGCTTGCTGTCCCAGGCAACATGAAGGCTCTCGGCTCCCCTGCGCAATCCCCTTTCCTTACCGCAATACTGGACCAGGGATGAgggaaaattacttttttttttcgctatTAGATTTTTTAGCGTTAATTCAAGCCATGAAATgccattttcttatttaaatttgacaGAGATGTTCTCCTGACATATAACTGCTTTGCAGATCAGgactatttttattgtaataccACCACTAAGAAGATTGCTATCCAAGATATATAAGTTAGATCtgttttcttgctttttaaaaatattagtaactAACAACCGAATTAACCGACAGTAAATCTTTAAAAGGGGCTGCTTTAATCTTTGTTACTCGCAGTCTTGGTGAGTTGTTAAATGAAtttgttagaaaataaaattaacttatacatagttcaaaataaaaattttggtcAAGAAATATTTCGCCTTACGtctaataatgtatatatagttattattattatttctttttttttgtttagctcGATGTTAGCAAATATCCTGGATTTACATCATGCTGCAACAAGCATGACGAATGCTATGATACATGTAATGAGAAAAGAGACAAATGTGACAAAGTATTTAAAGAATGCTTATCAACATCCTGCAAACAGCAAACCAAGGGAGAGAAATTCAAAGAATGTAATGGAGTTGCAGATATGTTCTATGGAGGAACAGCGGGATTAGGATGTGCATTTTTTATCGAGGCACAGCGTAATGCTTGTTTGTGCAACGGCAAAACATTGTCGAAATCAGAAGTAAAGTTATTGCAAGATGAGTTGTAGTTGTTAGATATTATGAcgttttttttaccttattttaATGCTTTGTTTGCATTTGTTAATGATTTGGTAAAATGGTAAATTAGGTAACTAATTTAAccaataaactatatttaaatgtcttaaacgaacaattttaataaattaaactgaaagaaaaaaaatttagttctaTAGTGACTTTATTTCTGTCATTTTACATGACTAAAACTGTATTTATAGTGCCTaacgtttattttttaatgtttaattattttatgtgtattatcatgcattttaattatttataattgaataaaatgtttttttctttcaatatcttaaaaatttaatcattttttaaataaaactttatcgcctgtttaaatagaaaatttaatctATTTTAGGGTTTTAGCATTttcgatttaaataaaatttatttatttcatataaaagaTGGCACtcgctttattttttttatttttttgtttaaaacaagaAGGATTTCATTAGCAAATTTAAAGGGATCACTAACATAACATGTCAATAAGCACAAAGTAAAACCTACTCGCCGCTATatctatgtttttttaatagtttggtCCTTTCCTATGTCTTCATTAATCTATTACACTATGGAACACAATTTTTGTTCCTAGCTTCTAAgtgttttatttcaattgtttatgtCTTAAATATGTGAAAAGATGACTTTGTTTAAGCACAAACTTTGCTTGCACGACACGTCACAGACAAAATACGAAGaaaactcgtttttttttttttttttttttttttttgtgaaaatctTACTATCTGACTTGCTGCTGCCTCCTGAAGATGGCTGATGCTGCCCAGAAGGAGTTGAAATAGGCTGATAGGAGCTGTGTGGTACTTGGGTAATTTAAGAAGGTATGTCAGAATAAACGATCTGAGGGGAATTTTTGACGGTGCGACGATTTTTGGGTTAACCATGCAGAAGTAGCAGTTGCTTGAGTGGCCCGTCGGCTCTCAACAAATTCGTGGGATAGCAAAATTGCTAAATTCGGGATAGCAAACAATGGCTCGCTTCTCTCCTCTGTACCAACCTGTAACATAACACATTATAATAATTTGAGGACAGAAAATTTCAAAGTATGGAACATATTTGCCTACAGTACACGACTTATGgcaaaactttgtaaattacAACTCCTTGAAATGAACTAGATCTAAagcattgaaattttaaaaatataaaattaaaacacatttaaggGAGAAGCAGCTGTTCTGTTTATCTTCAATTGTTTTCTTGCAATATTCGCATATGAAATGCACGGCATTTAATATGCGAATATTGCAAAtagaaaaagttattgtataattaatgggtaaaattttatgtcttaTTTAGACAGTTGTTTTTATGTCTTATTTAGACGCTTTTAAGGTAAAATATTGTGAAGcagattataataatattagaatGCCCTCTtcgaaaaacactttttttgatatttagttttttttttgtaactttaagtAGCAACTATgataattttctttcaaaatcttctaaaattgttttatccTGTTGTTTGCTTAGCATAAGGAGgtgcaaattaaatttatttgaggCTAAACATAATTTGCAAACCCCATCCCTAAAGAGGAGGGGAATTTTTCAATGTCTATTTAATTGGCCTACAAGTTactaaaaactgtaaaatttaaagtagACGATTTGTGTTTGTTTTACAAGTATCATACATaccaaacaaattattttattatattttctgaatATTCAGATTAAATGTGTATTCACTTTTTGATTATTCATTAAAATCTAACACAGTCAacatgtactttttttttgttatgtaacaattgtatttaaacttttttttaacgaaaagtACATGTTATATCATgtacttttcattaaaaaaaaattttaatacaatcgttatatataaaatatttgtttctttaaaatctgcaaaaataagtcacaataaaatttattaatctaaaaaagattttgttcttTGTCTtacgtgattttttttttttttcttctttctttctttctttttttctttattacaatctTTATACAAATCTAAGTTAtgaatatttagttaatataagtaaaataaaatcttacattagtttaaattaattacaaataaagatatcgttagaaaataaattaattacaaataaagtttttcgttagaaaataaagaaaggTAGCAGAATAAAGATTCGGAAAACTCATATAAGACCTTGATGTCTTGTCACCGAGAAACCGCTCAAGCTGACTGTTTGTAACAATCAATTAAATAACTTTcccaaacagtttttttttttactttttcattgtGAGCTTGGTTATTTTTATCTTAGCTGCTAAAAATCTCATaatccaatttttgaaaataaaacaacttaataatatatataaatattcaactttaataattatttcataaCATTCATTTTAGGATAACCATTATgcaataaatagttaaaattagaACTATTCATACTCTAAAGCATACTTGGTGtctcataaataattattttcgtctgtattttttgtaacaacttGAGTAGAATGCACGACTTTTGGAAAATAAGTTGATGGATATTCATAAACTACCAGCACAAACACACATATACCAGCGCATACACTCAACATACTAACAGCAAATACACATCCATATGCATACAagcatacattaaaaaatacatacatacacagatacatacacataaatatatatatatatatatatatatatatatatatatatatatatatatatatatatatatatatatatatatatatatatatatatatatacacatataaatatatacacatacatattttttttttattattattattattattcagtgattaaatacaaatacaataatctatttataatttgatgaagAGGTGCTACACCAGGCCCTCTATGCTGACGAACATGGAGATACAGACAAAGCAGCAATTGTATCTATGAACTTACTTTCTTATTCTGAAAGCATTGATGGATTGAGCGTTCACTGCTTCTTGTGAAAGCACATTTCATGGGGCGAcaattctatttgaaaaaaagttatatcgcTCCTCACAGTTTTTTACCATCTGACATTCTAGTTTGTGGTTACTGTCTCTTAGAATATAACTACctttacattttgaaaatttttgcggGACGACACTGACAAGCTCGTGTTTACGAGTGATTTTGAATTGCTCGATAAGATCTGCTCTTTAGCGGCGTTCCTCAAGAGTTGTTAAACCATGCCATTAGAGTTGATATTCATAGGACAGGCATTTAATAAtcgataatttttttgttgctcgATGTTGGACTTGCCCGAGAATGGCAATGTCTGATTTTAAATGCGGTGACCAGGCTTGTACAGCAAATTCAAGATTGGGGCGAATGTTAGTGAGATACAGAGTGcaccataaataaaaactgcgactgcgaaatgtttttttgagtcGCCTTAACATTCTATTTGCTACTGATACGGCTGCCTCTATTTGCGGTCACCAAGGTCTCTTTCAACTGCGGTTTCTTCGAGAGGACGACGGTTGCCGTCGACGTTAGACATTGAGTATTTATACGTTGGCTTGTTAAATCTGCGCCCAACatgcattactttgcatttcTCAACGTTGAAATGCAAGACCATTCCACTGCTCTGTCAACGTCATCCTGGAGAGTGATGTTGTCCGACTCCTTTTTAATTATCCCTATTATTTTGCTGTCATCGGCAAACAGTTCCATATGATGAGTAATTCTGTCCGGCGGGTCGTTTACAAAGATTACGAATAGCAATGGGCCCAAGACCGAGCTTTGAGGCACTCCACTAGTGACTACTTTCCATTCAGAAGTAATGCCGTTTATAACCACTTGAAATTAGACCATTAGCAACGCAGTGTTCcattattcttttttgtaaaatactttccATAATTTTGCAAGGTACGGAAGTGAGCGAGACTGGCCGGTGGTTGGATGCTTTTAGTCTACTCTTCATCTTGAAAATAGGtgttacattaaattttttccaCAAGTCAGGAACTACACCAGTTGCAAACGAGCACTTATAGATAAGCGAAAGAGGCTTGGCAAAGGTAGCTGAACATTTACTAAGGAACCGTGGATGTAAGCCATCGTAGCCGGTTGATTCTTTTTCATCAAGGTTGTTTCTATTTCATCAAGGTTGACACAAACTGCTTCAGTGCGACTTCCAAAGCCTGGCATTGAACCTTCGGGCTCTAAAAAAAAGACTGattgaaaatagttatttaacgATGCGCATATATCGCCGGTATCGGTTGTGATGTTGCTATTGACTGTTTCAAGCAATGTAATGCTGTTACTGATGCTCTTCTTGCTCCTTACATATGCATGAAAGCTTTAAGAGTTGCTTTCGGAATCCCTGACGAGTTGCTCTTCGTAATTCTGCCTACCAGCTTTagccatttttttaactttttgcagGCAGTGTGATGCGATATTTTGAGAAATTTGTGCGTATTTCGACCTGCATTAATGTACTTGGCCCAAGAGGTGCGTTTAGCTTTGACCGCCTCGATAAATTCTGGTGTTACCTATTGCTCCTGTTTTTTTGTAAAGGGAGTGGTAGTTGACGGAATGTGTAGGTTAGTGGCTTCATTGTACACGTTTGCTAGAAGCTGGTAATCATCGTTTCCATTTAGTCCAGTGAATACTGTTTCCCATTCAACAGATGCAATATTTGATGATATTGCTGCGTAGTTTGCTCGACTCCAAATAAGTCGAGGTTTTAGCGGCAAAGTAGGCGAGTTGTTGAGGCATGCAACAGTAAATTGACCTTCGATGAAGCAGTGTGCTTGGCCCATTGGAGTGTCACCAAGAGAATCGCCTTGTTTAATGAAGATTACACGGTCTGGCTCATTTGTTACTATAAGATCGAGTGTGCTAGTAGGCTCGACGTATCGACTACTACGGGAGGTTGGGAATGTGATAAGCTGAGTGGCAATCATCAAGGCACTTCTGTAACCTGATGTCGCCTTGACGCTCACCTCTCACGTGAGCAACTTTTACAATGCCGCCGTTAACTTTGATAGACTCATAAGATGTATGGCTAAAATTGAAATCGCCATACAGTAGCATTGCAGAGCAGTTTATATTAGGCAGTATCTGTTGAGCGGTAGTGACCGATGTGGTACACTGAGTAAGAACTTGATCATTTTTGTCGTGTGGACGATATAAGCAGCCGAGGAGAAATGATTCTTgaccaaattttatttttcgccAGATTTGCTCAACTGATGCTGAGTTGAGCTGAGTAGAACTAACTTCGCTGACTATGATATCGTCTCTTGTGTAAATTGCAACTTTGGGTACGGCAACGTCTGATAAATCTGTGAGCTCTTGGCGTTTTTCATTGTTGAGTGAACATGGGTTGTTTGCCCAGTAACTTAGATGACTAGTTGAAACTGTAGAAGCGTCGGGTTgtattggttttatttttgctttagttaTTGGTCTTGGACGTCTAGTTGGCAGTGGAGATTTCTGAGTTAGGAGCGGCTGTGTGGCTAGCGTAGCCTGACAGAGCTCTGGCTGGGGATGAAAATACGTAGCACTGATTGGACGTTGATTCGATGACATTGATGCAACAGATGCGACCTGTTCTTCGATGTATAACATTCCGAAACAGATTATCGAGAATGTTAGCAGCGGTAAGTTTGCCGTTAAGCTTTTTGAGTTGGGTGCGTGTGGTCTTAAACTCGGTTTGTTGCTCTGGCGTTCTGTCTTGGCGTACGTAGACACCCTTGTATATCTCTTGTTTGTGGTGTGCTCATTTTTTGAGTATTTCCGCTCGAGATGAAAGATTTGATGTTCGAGTTTGACAATTTTGTTTTGCGTTTGTTCGATTTGAGGGGGTTAACACGTGCGATACCAGTAGCATTCTCCAATCCTGATGCTACAAAAAATCCTCAACAAGCTTTTTATCGTCTACAGTACTAGACTTATTAAGACCGACTACAATGAGATTTAACTCGCGATttcgaatatttttattttgagcagTGATAAAAGTACTTAACTGCTGCCGTTGCTGCTTGCTCTCATCCAATTTATCCTTAAGCAAAGGTGCAAATGATGGTGTGGCtgttgattttatttctttcaactCATTAATTTGTTTAACCAGTAAATCAATTTTGTCATTCAGGGCTTTTTCTCTTAATTCACTAGATTGTTTCTCTTCCGCTAGTGCAACAAGTAGAGCTGCCTTGATCATAAGAGCGAAATCGTTCTGGTAACTTTTCATGAGAGTAGCATTTAAATCCTTTAGACCTACTGCCGCTTTAAAAGCGTTGGTAGCTATTTCTTCGATTGCTGACATAATTAGCAATGAAATGCAATTAATAGTtgcaagtttttaaatttttgacatttgttacaatatattacaaattttaaaaatttaatttaaaatttcaataaaattgatattttatatgtttatatgaaaataccttaatatatactttaatataataaatatatacgtatataaCTTACTAATACTAGTGATTTGAttacaaatattagtaaatatatagTGATAAATTTTccgtaaatatatttattaattgataataaaattttggattttGTCAAGGcacaaaaaacgtaaaaaaattacaatacgatctcaaataataaatatttatatacctaTCGATAactatcaatttaaataataataaaaaaatatcagaacaatctcaatgcaactaaatatttagataaactCAGTTTTAATAATAGGTAGAAAAACCTAAAACACTCTTAGTACTATAGAAAAACGTTCCATAGaaagaattagatttttaagcttagttttaaaaacagagAACGAGGAAAGCAGatcaaacttttgaaaaaaaacttcattccAAAGATTAGGTGcacgataatcaatacaaagaTGATTAAACTTGATTCAACATAAAAGTTGATTTAGCAAATTATTGTTTCTCAGTGCATACTTATTGCCCAgcttcaaagtaaaaatatttttaaaaacgttaatcgataagttattttttcacatatatacaaaaaatagagtattatataaatttacttcataaatattaagtattctcattttgttaaataaagctATTGAATGAGTAAAACAATAGGAGAAATTAATAATATGAATTGCGTGGTTCTGATTAGAAATATTTaggcaatatttgcataatttatataagtatggATAAACGAGTGATAGAGTTAGGTCAAGgtctttttatttagataatctctagatttatataaaattccaatatttttagaaatcttgGTACAAACGTAAACAATATGCTGTTTCCATGTAATGTGCTCATCAAGGTaaactcctaaaaactttatgacaGAGTCCCTCTTAATTTCGATTTggttgataaatattttaggcaGATTTATGGGTAGGTAACGTGTTTTTTAAATCGGTTTGAAGAtgatccattttgttttatttacattaggAGTTAACTTGTTACACTTGAACCAgcctgatatttttttttaagttcgtCATTTGTATAACAAAACAGTTTGCAGATGTCAGTATTAAAAAGGAAcaaattagtatcatcagcgaacataaTACTAATTTGGtttgaagctttatttaagtcataaATGTAAATCAAGAATAAGAGGGTTTCCAATAAAGAGCTTTGAGGAACGCCGCAATATGTatctaataaatctttttgataATCATCATTACAAGAAACACGGTTTGATAGGTAGTTTTCAAAccattttagagtttttttgtttgtaccATAATATTTAGGCTTATGGAGTAAGATAGTGTTATCTACTTTATTAAAAGCCTTAGATAGGTCAATAAAGATACCTAGAATATATTGggaatttttaaaggattttgaAATTTCGCTTACAAATTGAATAATTGCATGCTCGATGGAGTTgtgttttttaaagccaaattggTTAATATATAGTAgattattgcatttaaaataatcataGACTCTATTATTCACAATTCTTTccgatatttttgaaaatataggtATGATGGGTCGGTAGTTGCTTATATTAGCCTTAtcgccttttttaaaaattggggtaatttttgcaatttttagttgaTCAGGAAAAATTCCATGATCAATTGACGCTCTGAAAACATTAAagagaatatcttttaattgttcaaaacagtttagaattatattaccatcaatatcatctgctccagtagctttatttttttccgGCGTTTTAAATCctatttcaaactctttaaatgataatttagaaGACAATTTTTTAGATGTAAGGCAATCATTCATCGGTACtagaaaatcactaaataatGGCCAGTTCAGgaccaattttaataaaaaagttattaaattcacAAGCCATTTCTTTTTGTTCATAGATGATTCTATTATCAACTTTGATGACCTGGAAAAAGGAACCTGAGCAGTCTTTTTGTTTACCGcttatttcttttatgatttcCGGAAATCACGAAATGACTTTTAATTCGAAATCACGAAATGACTTTTAATTCGAACCTCTTGTCCCGAGAAAACCCTTTGAAGGTTTGAGAGTACACATGTGTAGAATTACACTAGAGTTGGTTTTGAAATCTTTCATCATCGTCTGAGAAAGaaaaatcagtttaaagtttttaattttatgcttatttaATAAGGTCAATAAactaagagtttttttttctttctcaaaaAAACTGTCTATTTTGGTTACTTGTTTTACAAATAGtacatacaaaatattttagcaaaaaaataattaactaaaaaattccGGGAAAAACCTGCAAACAGTTTAGAAACCGTTTTAAAAGAACAAGGTGTGCgtcatttttcaaaatgcctAACCAAGCAAAAACTCATGAAGACAACAGGAAAACTGTCTGTTTTCTCTGTATGAACAAAGCTAACAGGCAGCTGACTGATTTTATGATTAAACGCAGTCAAGAAATTTTAGGCCAAAGAATCAACTTTGAAGACCAAAGAGTACCAATTGGAATCTGTGAAAACTGTCGAGTATATCTCAGAAGAAAAGGTGAAGAGAGAGATGTCCAACTTCCTTCCTTGCCAGACTATCAAAACATAAAGATCCGTCCTGCAACAAGTGAATCAGCATGTGATTGCTTGATTTGTAGTGTGGGAAAAGCAAAATTCAGAAGCCCTCAGATAAGTGGAGCAACAAACACTGCCAGTCAGCTTATAGAACAGCCAATTGTTGAGAAAAGATGTTCAGCATGCTTTTCATTGATAGGAAGAGGCATCCCTCATGTCTGTACTAAAGCAATGTTACGACAGAACTTACTCGAAGTTGCAGAAAAGGACAAAAAAGC
This window harbors:
- the LOC100204248 gene encoding group XIIA secretory phospholipase A2 isoform X2, producing MVFHKVSLVISLLYLPTVILDNSDFKLGDLAQIFAALSGQSTCEFKCPGGVVPNANLSHVASSNGCGVPGLNLDVSKYPGFTSCCNKHDECYDTCNEKRDKCDKVFKECLSTSCKQQTKGEKFKECNGVADMFYGGTAGLGCAFFIEAQRNACLCNGKTLSKSEVKLLQDEL